The nucleotide window TCGCATAGATCAGAGGTAATGTAGGTTTGCCTTCAGCAAGGTCATCACCAATATTTTTACCAATAGTCTCGCTGGATTGACTGTAATCAAGTAAGTCATCGACCAGCTGAAAAGCACTACCCAAATGCATAGCGTAGTTAGCCATAGCCATTTCAGTAGCGTTATCAGAGCCTGAGATGACGGCACCTAACTGGCCAGCAGCTTCAAACAGTTTGGCGGTTTTATGATGAATCACTTCAAGGTAACGCGCTTCGGTAGTATCGGCATCATGACAGTTCAATAACTGCAGTACCTCGCCTTCCGCAATGACATTCGTGGTGTGAGAGAGAATTTGCATTAAGCGCATAGACTCAATTTCTACCATCATTTCAAAAGAGCGGGTATAGAGGAAATCTCCCACCAGTACACTTGCTTCATTGCCCCAGAGTGTATTAGCTGTTTCCTGACCCCGGCGCATATCAGAATTATCTACCACATCATCATGTAATAACGTTGCGGTGTGAATGAACTCAATAATGGTAGCGAGGTTGATATGTTGACTCCCCTCATAGCCACATGCACGTGCAGCCAGAATAGCTATCGCCGGGCGAAGCCGCTTACCACCACTGTTGATAATATAAAAGCCAAGTTGATTAATGAGGGCAACATCAGACTGTAAGCGTTGTTGGATCAACTCGTCTACAGCTTTCATGTCATCTTGAATTAGAGAATAGATGGATTGGATATCCACGGAACCGTAATCTGCCTATAATGTGTGATTTAAACGCGTACTTTCTCATGAGCGAGAATACTGCGCAAATATTTCAATATGAATTTGATCTCCTTGAAGAAAGGAGATACAATTGCCGGTCTTTTGTGGGGTAACCCGCATTAACACTATTATACTTTGGAGACAGCGATGTACGCTATTGTCGCGACTGGCGGTAAACAATACCGAGTTAAAGAGGGCGAAAAGCTCCGCATTGAAAAATTGACTGCTGAAGCCGGTGATACGGTTGAGCTTGATAAAGTTCTGTTAGTTGGCGAAGGTGAAGACATCAAAGTTGGTGCACCTTACCTTGACGGTGCTAAAGTGACTGCGAAAGTGGCAGCTAACGGCCGTGGCGATAAAGTGAAAATCGTCAAATTCAAACGTCGTAAGCACCATCAAAAACAGATGGGTCATCGTCAAGCATATACTGAAATCGAAATCACAGGCATCTCAGCCTAAGAATCGGAAAAGAGGTTTAAGAAATGGCTCACAAGAAAGCTGGTGGTAGTACTCGTAACGGACGTGATTCAGAGTCTAAACGCCTTGGTGTAAAACGCTACGGTGGTGAATTAGTGTCTGGTGGTAACATTTTAGTTCGTCAGCGTGGTACACGTTACCATGCAGGTCGTAACGTAGGTATCGGTAAAGACCATACTTTATTTGCGACAGCTGAAGGTAAAGTATTATTTGAGACCAAAGGTCCTCAAAACCGTACTTTCGTCAGTGTTGTTGCTGACTAAGAATATTTGTTAGCCCGTATGGGGCAAACAGCACAAAGCCCCGCTGATGCGGGGTTTTTTGTTTCTGGCATATAGGTTTATAGTCAGAAAGAACATGAGATTAAGGTCGGGAAGCGACAATGAAATTTGTGGATGAAGCGAAAATTAAAATCAGTGCCGGAGCCGGTGGTAATGGCTGTTTGAGTTTTCGCCGTGAAAAATTCATTCCTTTTGGTGGCCCCGATGGCGGTGATGGTGGCGATGGTGGCGATGTCTATTTGTTGGCCGATTCACAGGTCAATACACTGATCGACTTTCGTTATCAGCGTAATTTTAAAGCCGAGCGTGGTGAGCATGGTCGTGGTCGTTTGTGCAGTGGTGCGCGTGGTGAAGATCTGATTATCAAAGTCCCTATTGGCACAGAAGCCTGGGATGATGATACCGATGAACTCATTGGTGACCTGACCAAAGATGGCGATAAATTATTAGTCGCAAAAGGCGGTTGGCATGGTTTAGGTAATGCGCGTTATAAATCGAGCATTAACCGTGCTCCTCGTCAAACCAGCGATGGTACCCCCGGTGAAGAACGCACTTTACGGCTTGAAATGAAGCTATTAGCAGATGTGGGACTGTTGGGATTGCCAAATGCGGGTAAATCAACATTTATCAGTCAGGTGTCAGCTGCGCAACCCAAAGTGGCAAATTATCCTTTCACAACGCTTTATCCAAACTTGGGTGTAGTAACCTTAAAAGATGTGCGCAGTTTTGTGATTGCAGACATTCCCGGTTTGGTTGAAGGTGCGGCAGACGGCGCCGGTCTAGGTATCCAGTTTCTGAAACATCTGACCCGTACGCGCTTACTGTTACATCTTGTTGATATGGCGCCGGTTGATGTGAAACAGGACCCGGTAGAAAGTGTGCAGATCATCAATCGTGAACTGGAAAACTATAGTGAAGCTTTAGGCAGTCAGGATCAGTGGTTAGTTTTGAATAAAATGGACCTGGTACCCGAAGATATTCGCGACGATCTGTGTCAAGAAGTGCTGGATCGACTGCAATGGAAAGGCAAAGTGTTTTACATTAGTGGTCAGACTGGCGAAGGTTGCGATGCGCTGGTCAATGAAGTCATGAATTATCTGGAAAGTGTTCGTGCCAGTGAAAAAGACGAAACCACAGATAATTCACAGGATGATGCTCAGGAATAAACCTCAGTGACAGAACCACATCAGCAATTATTGAATACCAAGCGCTGGGTTATCAAAATTGGCAGTGCTTTATTAACTCGTATTGGTGAAGGTCTTGATACGGATCGCATACGTTGGTTAAGTGCTGAAATAGCCGAACTAAGACGTCAGGGAAAAGAAGTGGTATTAGTCACGTCTGGCTCAGTTGCGGCGGGTATGCAGAAACTGGGTTGGAAAAGACGTCCACACGAAATTCATCGTCTGCAAGCGGCTGCCAGTGTTGGTCAGATGGAGTTGGTCAACGCCTATGCCACAGAATGCGGTAAGCATGGCATTCACACCGCTCAAATCTTATTAACTCACTCTGATTTATCAGACCGTGGCCGTCATCTTAATGCACGTAGTGCACTGCAAACGTTGCTGGAATTAGATATTCTGCCCGTGGTTAATGAGAACGATACCATTGCTACCGAAGAAATTCGTTTTGGCGATAACGACACACTAGCAGCCATGACTGCCAATCTTGTTGAGGCCGATGTGTTAGTTATCTTGACGGATCAGGACGGCTTGTTTGACTCCGATCCCAGAACTAATCCTAATGCCCGCATGATTGCTGCCTCAGCTGCCAGTAACGCAGCGCTTGATCAAATGGCGGGTGATAGTAAAGGTGAGCTGGGCCGTGGTGGTATGACCACCAAATTATTGGCAGCACGCCGTGCGGCCCGTTCAGGTGCCTATACGGTTATTTTATCTGGTAAACATCCCGACAATCTTCGTCACCTGGCGGCAGGGCATGGCGTGGGTACATTACTTTGGCCAGACAATAAGCCGATTACTGCCAGACAGCAGTGGCTGGTGGGTCATTTAATCGCCAAAGGGCAATTAGTGTTGGATGATGGTGCAGTGGCTGTGTTGAGAGAACAAGGGCGCAGTTTATTGCCTGTCGGAGTGACCCATGTTGAAGGCAAGTTTACACGTGGTGAATTGGTGATTTGTCGTGATGTAAATGGTAAAGAAATCGCCAGAGGGTTAGCGAATTATAATGCTGATGAGGCGCATCTGATTAAAGGCAAACCCAGCAGTGAAATTGAATCTATCCTGGGTTATGTCGGTGAACCTGAACTTATTCACCGCGATAATCTGGTGTTAACCAGCTAATTCAAGAGAATAATAAAAATCGCAGGCATAAAAAAACCGACATTAAGTCGGTTTTTTTTATAAAGTCGAAACTTTAAATTACATTGCGCGAACAGCGTTGTTCAAACGGCTTTTACCACGAGCAGCAGTATTCTTGTGAATAATGCCTTTACCCGCCATACGATCTAATGCAGGCGCTGCAACTTTGAAAGCAGCAACAGCTTGTTCTTTATCACCAGCTGCGATTGCTTTTCTCAGTGCTTTAATCGTTGTACGCATCGCTGAACGTTGGCTGGCGTTACGCTGACGGTGTACTTCTGCTTGACGCGCGCGTTTTCTTGCTTGTGCCGAATTTGCCAAAGTGCTTCTCCTAAAAATTCATTTATCTGTAGCTAAACCTAGCTATCTGTATTTACAGATGAGCCCGACATTATCCGGATTTTAATCTGATTTGTAAATGGTATTATGTGATTATTTTTCAATAGGATGACCCATGCGCATAATCACAGCCAATGTGAACGGTATTAGAGCCGCCGCCCGTAAAGGTTTTTTTGACTGGCTACCCAAGCAAAATGCAGATGTTGTCTGTATTCAGGAAACCAAAGCTCAAGTGCACCAACTTGAAGATGATATTTTCAGGCCGCAAGGATATCACTGTTATTACCATGATGCAGAGAAAAAGGGTTACAGCGGTGTGGCGCTGTATTGTAAAGCAGAGCCTGATGAGGTGATTGTGGGTATGGGTAATGAGGAGTTTGATGCGGAAGGCCGTTACATCGAAGCCCGTTTTGGTAATTTAAGCGTGATTTCGCTGTATATGCCTTCAGGTTCATCAAAAGAAGAGCGACAAATTGCCAAATATCGCTGCATGGATTTTTTTGAAAATAAAATGCAGGACATGAAAGACTCGGGTCGCGATGTATTGATTTGTGGCGATTGGAATATTGCACATAAAAATGAAGATATTCGTAACTGGAAAGGCAATCTGAAAAACTCTGGCTTCTTACCGGAGGAGCGCGCCTGGTTGGATAAACTGTTTGATGAAATGGGTTTTATTGATGCGTTTCGAGAGTTACCGCAGGAAGAACATCAATACACCTGGTGGTCAAACCGTGGTCAGGCCAGAGCCAATAATGTGGGATGGCGTATTGATTACCATATCTTAACGCCGGGCATGAAAGGTAAAGTCAAAGCCACAGAAATCTATCGCGATGAGTCTTTTTCGGATCATGCGCCGTTAATCATTGACTATGACTACGCGTTACCAAAATAAACAAATGAACTTTATCACGCCATAACTCTCTGACTTATTTAACCTAACAGAGAGTTATGTATGTGGTCATTATTTAAGTCTGATCCTGAGAAAAAGTTAAAAAAGCAATTAAAACAAAAGCGTGAACAGGCATTACATGCACAACGTAATGGCGATATACGGCTGTTTGCTTCACTGACTCAGGAGGCAGAGGCGATATTGAAACAATTACAGCAAGTGCAGTCAGACAAAGCCTGAAAGCACGTTGTCATTAATACATGGATGCCAGAACGCAACGAATCACACCATAATCATAAGCTTCATCCAGGGCCTGATAAATCGCTTTCAGGCTCTGAGATTCATCTCCTAATGAATCAATCGTCAGCATGATCGTGTTCAGCTCAGCATCTTCCAGGTCCAGTACGTCTTTTACATCCAGTAACCCGGCATTAATGCCTTCAGCCAGATGGCTATAAACTGTACTGAGTTTTAAATCTCGCTGTTTCGCAATGCTGTCTATCTCATGTCCTTTTTCCAGTAATAACAACGTGTCATTAATCGTGTCACTCAAGCCGTTATTCAGTAACTCAGACAAAGGATGTTGTTGAATGACCTCTAAAAACGCATGGCCGTAATGGTTGAGTTTTTGTTCGCCCACGCCGGAAATACGTTGCATAGCCGCCATATCTGCAGGTCGATAACGACACATTTCCAACAACGTCGCATCATGAAAAATAACGTAAGGCGGCAACTCATGTTGTTTGGCAATATCCGAGCGTAATTGACGCAATGCTTCCCAAAGTCGTTGATCTTGAGGGCGAACAGCTGTTTGTTTTTTGCCGGTTTTAGCTGTTGATTTTTTAGGCGACTGTTTTCTTAAATATAATGTTTGCTCGCCGCGGAGGACTGGTCGACATTTTTCTGTCAGACGTAATGCGCCATAACGCTGAATATCAATATCCAGATAACCCGTGGCGATTAACTGACGGAAAATACCTCGCCATTGAGTGGCATTGAGTTCAGAGCCGATGCCGTAGGTACTTAACTTGTCAT belongs to Methylophaga thalassica and includes:
- the ispB gene encoding octaprenyl diphosphate synthase; this encodes MDIQSIYSLIQDDMKAVDELIQQRLQSDVALINQLGFYIINSGGKRLRPAIAILAARACGYEGSQHINLATIIEFIHTATLLHDDVVDNSDMRRGQETANTLWGNEASVLVGDFLYTRSFEMMVEIESMRLMQILSHTTNVIAEGEVLQLLNCHDADTTEARYLEVIHHKTAKLFEAAGQLGAVISGSDNATEMAMANYAMHLGSAFQLVDDLLDYSQSSETIGKNIGDDLAEGKPTLPLIYAMQHGNAEQSAIIREAIEQGQRDRITDIIEIIQNTGAIDYTARAAEKEVMQAKQALDILAGSPYKQALLSLADFAIQRNY
- the rplU gene encoding 50S ribosomal protein L21: MYAIVATGGKQYRVKEGEKLRIEKLTAEAGDTVELDKVLLVGEGEDIKVGAPYLDGAKVTAKVAANGRGDKVKIVKFKRRKHHQKQMGHRQAYTEIEITGISA
- the rpmA gene encoding 50S ribosomal protein L27, translating into MAHKKAGGSTRNGRDSESKRLGVKRYGGELVSGGNILVRQRGTRYHAGRNVGIGKDHTLFATAEGKVLFETKGPQNRTFVSVVAD
- the cgtA gene encoding Obg family GTPase CgtA; its protein translation is MKFVDEAKIKISAGAGGNGCLSFRREKFIPFGGPDGGDGGDGGDVYLLADSQVNTLIDFRYQRNFKAERGEHGRGRLCSGARGEDLIIKVPIGTEAWDDDTDELIGDLTKDGDKLLVAKGGWHGLGNARYKSSINRAPRQTSDGTPGEERTLRLEMKLLADVGLLGLPNAGKSTFISQVSAAQPKVANYPFTTLYPNLGVVTLKDVRSFVIADIPGLVEGAADGAGLGIQFLKHLTRTRLLLHLVDMAPVDVKQDPVESVQIINRELENYSEALGSQDQWLVLNKMDLVPEDIRDDLCQEVLDRLQWKGKVFYISGQTGEGCDALVNEVMNYLESVRASEKDETTDNSQDDAQE
- the proB gene encoding glutamate 5-kinase yields the protein MTEPHQQLLNTKRWVIKIGSALLTRIGEGLDTDRIRWLSAEIAELRRQGKEVVLVTSGSVAAGMQKLGWKRRPHEIHRLQAAASVGQMELVNAYATECGKHGIHTAQILLTHSDLSDRGRHLNARSALQTLLELDILPVVNENDTIATEEIRFGDNDTLAAMTANLVEADVLVILTDQDGLFDSDPRTNPNARMIAASAASNAALDQMAGDSKGELGRGGMTTKLLAARRAARSGAYTVILSGKHPDNLRHLAAGHGVGTLLWPDNKPITARQQWLVGHLIAKGQLVLDDGAVAVLREQGRSLLPVGVTHVEGKFTRGELVICRDVNGKEIARGLANYNADEAHLIKGKPSSEIESILGYVGEPELIHRDNLVLTS
- the rpsT gene encoding 30S ribosomal protein S20 produces the protein MANSAQARKRARQAEVHRQRNASQRSAMRTTIKALRKAIAAGDKEQAVAAFKVAAPALDRMAGKGIIHKNTAARGKSRLNNAVRAM
- a CDS encoding exodeoxyribonuclease III, with product MRIITANVNGIRAAARKGFFDWLPKQNADVVCIQETKAQVHQLEDDIFRPQGYHCYYHDAEKKGYSGVALYCKAEPDEVIVGMGNEEFDAEGRYIEARFGNLSVISLYMPSGSSKEERQIAKYRCMDFFENKMQDMKDSGRDVLICGDWNIAHKNEDIRNWKGNLKNSGFLPEERAWLDKLFDEMGFIDAFRELPQEEHQYTWWSNRGQARANNVGWRIDYHILTPGMKGKVKATEIYRDESFSDHAPLIIDYDYALPK
- a CDS encoding DUF6435 family protein; this translates as MWSLFKSDPEKKLKKQLKQKREQALHAQRNGDIRLFASLTQEAEAILKQLQQVQSDKA